In Spirosoma pollinicola, the genomic window GTTGCCCAGTCCGTACATCCCCTGGAGGGCAAATACCGTAACGCTACTGACATTCCCCCGGAAGTAGACAATCTGAAGCAGAAGGGTAATCATGAGTAGAACCAGTCCAACCTGAAGAACACCCGGACCATAGTGGATGATGAGTTTGGCCGCGACCATCGATGAGAGGGTAAACAACAGGCCCGGTAGCACAAAATATAATCCGGAAACCAAGGGCGAGAGGCCAAGTCCATTCTGCATAAAAACGGCACTAATAAGTAGGTACGATGTATGCATCATAAAATGAAATACGGCGGCCAGCAGACCAATGTCAAAGTCCTTATTGGCAAACAAGGCCAGGTCAATGAGCGGCTCAAGACCGCGCGTACGCTTTTTCTGCTGATCGATAATGAAGTAGCCGAAAATGAGCCCGGAAAGAAAAAGTAGCGTAAAGCTCCACCAGGGCCAGCCTGATTCCCGGCCCATAATAAGGGGAACAATCAGGCAGAACAGACCCATTGTCAAGATCACCACCCCTGAATAGTCGAGTTTCTGTTGATCTTGCTTCGGGGTTTCCGGTAAATAGACATGCGTGGCCCAAAGGGCGGCCAGACCAATGGGCAGGTTAATGAAAAATATCAACCGCCAGCCATCAACAAGAAAATGTGTATCGGCCAGATACCCACCCAGTACCTGCCCGGTGATGGACGCTATCCCCAGGGTTATTCCGAAATAGCCAATGGCTTTTGATCGGTCTTTCGGTTCGGTAAACAACACTTGTATATAGGCAATGGCCTGAGGAACCATGAACGAAGCACTGACGCCTTGCAGAAAACGCATCGCATTCAATTGAAACGCCCTGTTTGACAGGCCGCAAAAGCAGGAAAAGACCGTAAAGCTGAGCATCCCCCAGAAAAATGTGCGCTTCCGACCCAGGTGATCGCCGGTTCGACTCCCGGTGATCAAGAAAGAAGCATACCCCAGCAAATAACCCGCAATGACGAGTTGCACCTGCCCATTGGTGGCATGAATGCCTTTTTGGATAGCTGGTACCGCGACATTGATGATGAACACATCAATGACCGAGAGTAAGGGGGCCGTTAGCACGACCAGTAGAGCAATCCAGTTGGAGGGTTCTTTTTTCATTCGCTGGGTAATAGTCCGTGAAGATCGTCTTGGTGATTCGTTGCCGGGTTAGGCCTGTGTAGGATTACCCAGCTGGCTGCATGACCTGTAAGGCCATGTCGGGCGATTGGCGATACAGCTCATAGATTACCTGCGTATTGCCAACCCGAATCTCGTAGGTGTCGGTTGCTAGCGCGTCGAAAAAGGCCTGAGCCACGGCCGACGGGGCGATGCCCGTGTGGCCGTTGATGATGGCTGAAAATTCCGTATCGACCAGCGGAGGCATCAATTCAAACACCTTCACCCTACTGGTCCGGCTCAGGGCCACCCGTAACGATTGGGTGTAGGAGTGAAGTGCTGCTTTGCTGGCCGAATAGGTAACCAAGCTACCCGGAACGAAAGCCACCACGGAGGAAACATTGACAAGGGCGGCTTCGGCTTGCGTTTTCAGGATGGGCAATAACTTTTCATTTAACCGGATAACGGCCAGGTAGTTGGTCAGCATCTCGTCCTGAGCGCTCTCAAAAGCCCCTTCGCTGTTGGCAATATCGTATAGAATAGCCCGGCCTGCGTTGTTAATAACCAGATTCAGGGTCGGAAAGTCCTTCGCCAACCGGCTAACCAGCGCGTTCA contains:
- a CDS encoding SDR family oxidoreductase — protein: MKTTNNTVLITGGSAGIGLEVAKSLLASDNTVIITGRDQARLDNALAQLNQATGILSNVSNEADVNALVSRLAKDFPTLNLVINNAGRAILYDIANSEGAFESAQDEMLTNYLAVIRLNEKLLPILKTQAEAALVNVSSVVAFVPGSLVTYSASKAALHSYTQSLRVALSRTSRVKVFELMPPLVDTEFSAIINGHTGIAPSAVAQAFFDALATDTYEIRVGNTQVIYELYRQSPDMALQVMQPAG
- a CDS encoding MFS transporter, which produces MKKEPSNWIALLVVLTAPLLSVIDVFIINVAVPAIQKGIHATNGQVQLVIAGYLLGYASFLITGSRTGDHLGRKRTFFWGMLSFTVFSCFCGLSNRAFQLNAMRFLQGVSASFMVPQAIAYIQVLFTEPKDRSKAIGYFGITLGIASITGQVLGGYLADTHFLVDGWRLIFFINLPIGLAALWATHVYLPETPKQDQQKLDYSGVVILTMGLFCLIVPLIMGRESGWPWWSFTLLFLSGLIFGYFIIDQQKKRTRGLEPLIDLALFANKDFDIGLLAAVFHFMMHTSYLLISAVFMQNGLGLSPLVSGLYFVLPGLLFTLSSMVAAKLIIHYGPGVLQVGLVLLMITLLLQIVYFRGNVSSVTVFALQGMYGLGNGLVLPSLLNITLRSVPTRYAGAAAGIYSTCQQTASALGVCIVGGLFYSVLLSSGPNTNYIKAFQYSMGANIICLALVSLLLLFLPTKVARLASTILAE